In a genomic window of Methanocalculus natronophilus:
- a CDS encoding GNAT family N-acetyltransferase codes for MDPRRILLKTDPGNPYIGSLIRHIPGAREVLVSGDSIPDLPGIRITRLDETKTDASKTLQRATLVIAERDPGLPLDLLLVPDTVRDDKRTLTDQILILVGQDQASHAEITMFLDRVDATELILVTEGDMGTDIPLHIPHTIHSYGEGRESAHEAVFGVLSGTKPTLVMLPSRSFGIDPMTILECGVPVFLPYRRSGQTAIRELRAEDFQDANSVWVDYHETTGNPRTDRIFAASEGEEIVSLARCRRHPDGFEVDAVFTPEQHRGRGLSRQVMTALVEACYNEELTMYAVTHLEKFYAEYGFVPIPEKELPASVRKRYLWATGNLEGAGVLPMRRAPARPALLRRDDSHK; via the coding sequence GTGGATCCACGACGAATACTCCTGAAAACTGACCCCGGCAATCCATATATCGGGAGCCTTATCAGGCATATTCCCGGTGCACGGGAGGTACTGGTATCAGGAGACAGCATCCCTGATCTCCCGGGTATCCGGATCACCCGGCTTGATGAGACCAAAACCGATGCGTCCAAAACGCTCCAACGGGCAACACTCGTCATTGCAGAGCGCGATCCAGGGCTTCCGCTCGATCTCCTGCTTGTACCAGATACTGTGCGGGATGACAAGAGAACGCTTACCGATCAGATCCTCATCCTCGTCGGGCAGGATCAGGCATCCCATGCAGAGATCACCATGTTTCTTGATCGCGTCGATGCAACTGAACTGATCCTGGTCACCGAAGGAGACATGGGAACAGATATCCCGCTCCATATCCCACACACGATACACTCATACGGGGAAGGGAGAGAGAGCGCACATGAGGCAGTGTTTGGAGTACTATCCGGGACAAAGCCAACCCTCGTCATGCTCCCCTCGCGGAGTTTTGGGATTGATCCCATGACTATCCTTGAGTGCGGCGTTCCGGTCTTTCTCCCGTATAGGAGGAGTGGGCAGACTGCGATCCGTGAACTCCGGGCTGAAGATTTTCAGGACGCCAATTCCGTCTGGGTCGACTACCATGAGACGACCGGCAATCCCCGTACAGACCGTATTTTTGCTGCATCTGAAGGGGAAGAGATCGTCTCGCTTGCCCGGTGCAGGCGCCATCCAGACGGCTTCGAGGTGGATGCGGTCTTCACCCCGGAACAACACCGGGGCCGCGGCCTCTCCCGGCAGGTGATGACGGCACTTGTCGAGGCCTGCTATAATGAGGAGCTGACGATGTATGCGGTCACGCATCTCGAAAAATTCTATGCTGAGTATGGGTTTGTACCGATCCCGGAGAAGGAACTCCCGGCTTCTGTCCGGAAACGGTACCTCTGGGCAACAGGAAACCTTGAAGGCGCCGGTGTTCTCCCGATGAGGCGGGCTCCCGCCAGACCGGCACTGCTCAGGCGGGACGACAGCCATAAATAA